One segment of Lachancea thermotolerans CBS 6340 chromosome E complete sequence DNA contains the following:
- the TPO1 gene encoding polyamine transporter TPO1 (similar to uniprot|Q07824 Saccharomyces cerevisiae YLL028W TPO1 Proton-motive-force-dependent multidrug transporter of the major facilitator superfamily able to transport eight different compounds including polyamines quinidine cycloheximide and nystatin involved in excess spermidine detoxification), protein MSTSLSSSSSSASFTHERGAGAAGAANRASSDDTRSSASDPTLNAKMHSFDTAGNTGVADSGVMADDVRSDTDVLNERKRHSAASASFEQDLERTGTNATSETHAAINRRVSRILSGSQNEVEKVKVDYSHCPPMGGGRPFPPTLPSREPYEVAFDGPDDPIHPYNWPMRKRAFLCLLLGLNAVTVAMGSSIFASAVPQICAKYHVAQVVGVLGVTLYVFGFAASPVIYAPLSELYGRQKLLIISSFGFVLFMFATATAKDLQTIMICRFFAGFIGAAPLAIVPACFFDMFDNETRGTAVVVFAMGVFMGPILAPVFGSYIVQHTTWRWTQYCVGMFAALVTILLAIFYEETHHPTILVNKARRMRQISGNWGIRAAHEDAELSLKEIAQKTVTRPIYMLVTEPILFAITLYHSFVYGILYLLLEAYPIVFVKKYHFYVNGELPYIALLIGMGVNAAYNIWEEKSYVRKVRENSGKPLPEERLKTMILAGIVFPIGILWFCWTGNYSDKVHFMVPTVAGSFIGFGLIGIFLPCFNYIIDSYLFLSASAIAGNTFMRSSFGAAFPLFAGFMFNNMGVNWAGLLLGLFALAMVPVPILFIKYGKALRQRSKFAFVL, encoded by the coding sequence ATGTCCACGTCACTATCCTCATCTAGCTCCTCGGCTTCCTTCACGCACGAGAggggcgcgggcgccgccGGCGCTGCGAACCGCGCGTCCTCCGACGACACTCGTTCCTCCGCGTCAGACCCCACTCTGAACGCCAAGATGCACTCCTTCGATACGGCCGGCAACACCGGCGTTGCTGACAGTGGTGTCATGGCGGACGACGTACGCAGCGATACTGACGTCCTAAACGAGCGCAAGCGCCACAGCGCGGCCTCGGCCAGCTTCGAACAGGATCTCGAGCGCACCGGTACCAACGCGACCTCCGAGACGCACGCGGCCATTAACCGCCGCGTCAGCCGAATTCTTTCGGGATCCCAGAACGAGGTCGAAAAAGTCAAGGTTGACTACTCACATTGCCCACCCATGGGCGGCGGCAGGCCGTTCCCACCCACTCTGCCCAGCAGGGAGCCCTACGAAGTTGCCTTCGACGGCCCTGACGACCCCATCCACCCTTACAATTGGCCCATGCGTAAGCGTGCCTTCCTGTGTCTGCTGCTGGGTCTGAACGCCGTCACTGTCGCCATGGGCTCATCCATCTTCGCGTCCGCAGTCCCTCAAATCTGTGCGAAATACCACGTCGCGCAGGTTGTGGGCGTGCTCGGAGTTACACTGTACGTCTTCGGCTTTGCAGCCTCGCCTGTTATCTACGCGCCACTCTCTGAGCTGTATGGCcgtcaaaagcttcttatCATCTCGTCGTTTGGCTTCGTGCTGTTCATGTTTGCAACAGCCACTGCCAAGGACCTCCAAACCATCATGATCTGTCGTTTCTTCGCGGGCTTCATCGGCGCCGCGCCGCTCGCTATCGTGCCCGCCTGTTTCTTCGACATGTTTGACAACGAGACCCGTGGTACTGCCGTTGTGGTCTTCGCCATGGGTGTTTTCATGGGCCCTATCTTAGCTCCCGTTTTTGGCTCCTATATTGTCCAGCACACTACATGGAGATGGACCCAGTACTGCGTGGGTATGTTCGCCGCCTTGGTGACAATCCTTCTGGCTATTTTCTACGAAGAGACCCACCACCCAACTATTCTTGTCAACAAAGCGCGCCGCATGCGCCAAATAAGTGGGAACTGGGGTATTCGTGCCGCTCACGAGGACGCTGAACTATCTCTCAAGGAGATCGCCCAGAAAACTGTCACCAGACCTATTTACATGTTAGTCACGGAACCCATTCTGTTTGCCATCACCTTGTATCACTCCTTCGTGTATGGTATTCTTTACTTGCTGCTAGAAGCCTACCcaattgtttttgtgaagaAATACCACTTTTATGTCAACGGCGAACTGCCCTACATCGCTTTGCTGATCGGAATGGGTGTGAACGCTGCTTACAATATTTGGGAAGAAAAATCATATGTCCGCAAGGTGCGTGAAAACAGTGGCAAGCCGCTGCCCGAAGAGCGTCTGAAGACTATGATTTTGGCTGGTATTGTCTTCCCTATTGGCATTTTGTGGTTCTGCTGGACTGGCAACTACTCTGACAAGGTTCACTTTATGGTCCCTACCGTGGCTGGTTCATTCATTGGCTTTGGTCTTATCGGCATTTTCCTACCCTGCTTCAATTACATCATTGATTCTTACTTGTTCTTATCCGCGTCAGCCATCGCCGGTAACACCTTCATGAGATCTTCGTTCGGTGCTGCCTTCCCTCTGTTCGCGGGTTTCATGTTCAACAATATGGGTGTCAACTGGGCCGGTTTACTGCTTGGCCTCTTCGCCCTTGCCATGGTTCCAGTGCCTATACTGTTCATCAAGTATGGTAAGGCCTTGAGACAAAGATCCAAGTTCGCGTTTGTGCTTTAA